In the Helianthus annuus cultivar XRQ/B chromosome 11, HanXRQr2.0-SUNRISE, whole genome shotgun sequence genome, one interval contains:
- the LOC110890915 gene encoding probable plastid-lipid-associated protein 12, chloroplastic, which yields MGCSIFTHLPQINATFVKQRRVRPRFVITFPTCFNGSNHLVRRVVCSAVDEEQIQNTEVLFSDDESLLISNLIGIQGRGRSASPEQLKAVERAVQALEATEGVADPTSSSLIEGRWQLIFTTRPGSASPIQRTFVGVDLFSVFQEIYLRTNDPRVSNIVKFSDAIGELKVEAAATVKDGKRILFRFDKAAFSLKFLPFKVPYPVPFRLLGDEAKGWLDTTYLSKSGNVRISRGNKGTTFVLQKQTEPRQKLLAAISSGSSVTQAIDEFISVNQNVTNGEQPLIEGEWQMIWSSQMETDSWIENAANGLMGSQIVKENGKLKFLVDILFGFKFSMNGTFEKSGTNVYDVLMDDGAIVVGPYGLPVELVTKFKMEVLYSDDKIRITRGYNKILFVHLCVGR from the exons ATGGGCTGCTCAATATTCACTCATCTTCCACAAATTAACGCCACCTTTGTCAAACAAAGAAGGGTTCGACCCCGATTTGTAATCACATTTCCTACATGTTTTAATGGTTCGAATCATCTTGTTCGGCGTGTTGTGTGTTCTGCGGTTGATGAAGAACAGATTCAGAATACGGAGGTTTTGTTTAGTGATGATGAGAGTTTGCTTATTAGTAATCTTATTGGTATCCAAGGACGTGGTCGATCGGCTTCTCCTGAGCAACTCAAG GCGGTCGAACGAGCGGTGCAAGCTTTAGAGGCTACTGAAGGGGTCGCCGATCCG ACCAGCTCGAGCTTGATCGAGGGCCGATGGCAGTTAATCTTCACAACGAGACCAGGAAGCGCCTCACCGATCCAA AGAACATTTGTAGGTGTCGATTTGTTCAGCGTATTTCAAGAAATCTATCTCCGAACAAATGATCCACGCGTTTCCAATATCGTCAAGTTCTCTGATGCAATAGGTGAGCTTAAAGTCGAG GCTGCAGCTACAGTTAAAGATGGAAAACGGATTCTTTTTCGTTTCGATAAAGCGGCGTTTTCGCTCAAGTTTCTTCCGTTTAAAGTTCCGTATCCTGTGCCATTTAGACTGTTGGGCGATGAAGCGAAGGGGTGGTTAGACACGACTTATTTGTCAAAATCGGGCAACGTTCGGATCTCGAGAGGAAATAAG GGGACAACGTTTGTGCTTCAGAAGCAAACCGAACCCCGACAAAAATTGCTGGCTGCAATTTCATCGGGTAGTTCAGTAACGCAG GCAATTGACGAGTTTATATCAGTAAATCAAAATGTTACCAACGGTGAACAGCCGCTCATCGAAGGTGAATGGCAAATGATTTGGAGTTCACAG ATGGAAACAGATAGTTGGATCGAGAATGCAGCCAATGGACTTATGGGATCTCAG ATTGTTAAAGAGAACGGGAAACTCAAGTTTCTTGTTGACATACTATTCGGATTCAAATTCTCCATGAACGGGACTTTTGA AAAATCTGGCACCAATGTGTATGATGTGCTGATGGATGATGGCGCGATAGTGGTTGGACCTTACGGGCTTCCTGTCGAGCTAGTGACCAAATTCAAAATGGAAGTCTT ATATTCGGATGACAAGATCAGGATAACCCGAGGGTACAACAAGATTCTTTTTGTCCATCTTTGTGTTGGTCGTTAA
- the LOC110890917 gene encoding probable basic-leucine zipper transcription factor E: MKDQMNQPNQSQMMSMGQQQLPQVMNQPQQIMNNMNSLSNLNSQNSQMFVSQMMNPSLMAANQPHRGGGYGMWPPPQVDQVKFQNNLKGLGAPSASLKPMGQMGPRSNKNWKGKKGNEKWNNNIRKDLPVMGVGGGGSSSVSGNSGGSGAYNPPTLNELQQQNRLKARRYFPKKKFNHGGRSAPYAPRNTTSFLIRAKKSGGITSLVSPCPVTPAVLPTPIFSPSREVLVDMAKEEWGVDGYGSMKGLIRLRSPGNEADAAEDEEEDEGGSSESDVEEHVEVERRLDHDLSRFEMIYPNYSGADHSSYLLENRVDDQDTHIAQLEEENLILKERLFLMEREFDDLRMRLQCLERQSRGGERLNEEVVENDSENESESRGYGRSMEDNNEVMEENQENHEHSEDNNNNNNNNDDNNNGDNEIKQTESIEKGIETDVLMVENVDKVEETELKKDDEGVAEQVKKNTEELSSVSLEKSEENANDGALKDEENAANE; encoded by the coding sequence ATGAAAGACCAGATGAATCAACCGAATCAGTCACAGATGATGAGTATGGGGCAGCAGCAGTTACCACAAGTGATGAATCAACCACAGCAGATCATGAATAATATGAATAGTTTGAGTAATCTGAATAGCCAGAACTCGCAAATGTTTGTGAGTCAGATGATGAATCCTTCGCTGATGGCAGCGAACCAGCCGCACCGTGGCGGAGGCTACGGGATGTGGCCTCCGCCACAGGTCGACCAGGTCAAGTTTCAGAACAATTTGAAAGGTCTGGGTGCCCCATCGGCTTCGTTGAAGCCAATGGGACAGATGGGACCGAGGAGTAACAAGAATTGGAAGGGGAAGAAGGGGAATGAGAAGTGGAATAATAATATTCGAAAGGATTTACCGGTTATGGGTGTAGGTGGTGGTGGTAGTAGTAGTGTTAGTGGTAACTCGGGTGGTTCTGGGGCGTATAATCCGCCTACATTGAACGAATTGCAGCAACAGAATCGGTTGAAAGCGAGGAGGTATTTCCCAAAAAAGAAGTTTAACCACGGTGGGCGATCAGCGCCTTACGCGCCTAGAAACACTACGTCGTTTTTAATTCGAGCGAAGAAATCCGGTGGGATTACTTCGTTAGTGTCACCGTGCCCTGTGACACCTGCGGTTTTACCCACACCGATATTTTCGCCTTCTCGAGAGGTGTTAGTGGATATGGCGAAAGAAGAGTGGGGGGTAGACGGATATGGTTCGATGAAAGGGTTGATTAGGCTTCGGTCTCCGGGAAATGAAGCGGATGCTGCGGAGGACGAAGAGGAAGACGAAGGTGGGTCGAGTGAGAGTGATGTGGAAGAACATGTTGAGGTTGAGAGGAGGTTGGATCATGATTTGAGTCGGTTTGAGATGATTTATCCGAACTATAGTGGTGCGGATCATAGTAGTTATCTATTGGAGAACCGAGTGGATGATCAGGATACGCATATCGCGCAACTTGAGGAAGAGAACTTGATATTGAAAGAGAGATTGTTCTTGATGGAACGGGAGTTCGACGATTTGCGAATGCGGTTGCAGTGTCTTGAGAGACAAAGCCGAGGCGGGGAACGGCTTAACGAGGAGGTCGTGGAGAATGATTCTGAAAACGAAAGCGAGAGCAGGGGATATGGTCGGTCAATGGAGGATAATAACGAGGTTATGGAAGAAAACCAAGAAAACCATGAGCATTCAGaggacaataacaacaacaataataataacgaTGATAACAACAATGGGGATAATGAGATCAAGCAAACTGAGAGCATTGAAAAGGGTATCGAAACGGATGTTTTAATGGTAGAAAATGTTGATAAAGTTGAAGAAACTGAACTAAAGAAAGATGATGAGGGGGTAGCAGAACAGGTTAAGAAGAATACTGAAGAATTATCATCAGTTTCATTGGAAAAAAGTGAAGAAAATGCTAATGATGGAGCTTTAAAGGATGAAGAAAATGCAGCAAATGAGTAA